CCAAAGGTATTCGAGTGAATGCAGTCTGCCCCGGCTTTATTGCTACCGAAATGGTTAAAGCAATGCCTGAAAATATTCTGCAAGATATTGAGAGGCGAAGTTGGCTTGGCCGCCTTGGCACTCCAGAAGAAATGGCCAATGTCTATTTATTCTTAGCCAGCGATGAAGCTAGCTATGTCAATGGAGTTGCATTAGAGGCTAGCGGCGGAATTTCCCTCTGAGTATGAATCTTTTATACGAAGAAGGTGGCGATATTAAGATTGCCGCAGTGCAGTCTGCATCGGGCACAGGTGATGCCGAGTCTTGGCAGGCCACTAGTCTTTCTGGAAAGAAGATCAAACTCAAAGCAAAGGAAGTTTGGCTCCGCTTTGAAAAGCCTGAGCCTCAAGCCGTGATGGACGAGGCCACTGCTTTATCTCAGAATATCGATTTGCAGTTACTGTGGGATTGCGCTCCAGATAAAGAGTTTGGTTTGGTCGATGTTTCTCATGAATATTTTGGCGCACAAGCAACTATCCCGCAGCAAGTCTCTTTAGCAATTGCTTTGCAAGGAGCCCCAGTATTTTTTCGTCGCAAGGGGCGTGGCCGCTTTCAGAGGGCGCCCCTAGAGCAACTGCAGGCCGGCTTAGCTGCGCTTGAGCGCAAACAAAAAGAATTGGAGCAGCAGTCTGCATGGCAACAAGAATTGGTTGCCGGCACTTTCCCGGAAGTGCTCAAATCTTCTTCTCAGCAATTATTGTTTTCACCGGATAAAAATACCACTGCGTATAAAGCATTGTTAGCCGCATGCGCTGAGACTGGTGAATCTCCGGCGCAGTTGATGATTCGGTGCGGTGCAATTCTTTCGCCCCTGGCTTATCACCAAGGCATGTTTCTGAAAGCACACTTCCCCAATGGCGCTGCGCATAGTCAGGGCATTGGGGTTGATCAATCTGCTTACGCTGCTGCCATTGCAGATCTGCCACTCGCAGACGTGAAAGCTTTCTCAATTGATGACTCGGGTACAACAGAGATTGATGATGCTTTATCAGTAACTGATTTGGGAGAAGGAGTTCATCGCATTGGTGTTCATATTGCTGCCCCCGGCTTAGCGATTACCAAAGATGACTCACTTGATCAGGTAGCGCGTACTCGTATGTCTACCGTATATTTCCCAGGTGACAAAATCACGATGTTGCCTGACTCGGTCATTGAGCAATTCTCTTTGGATGCAGGTGCTTCGAGGCCGGCCTTATCGATTTATGTTGATGTCGATCCAGAAGGGGTTGCGAACAGGGATTCCCTGCAAATGCGTGCTGAGATGGTGCCAATGGCAGCTAATTTGCGTTTAGAGAATATTGAACACCTTGTTAGCGAAGATAGCTTGCTGGATGAGGGTGCGGCTTATCCATATCGTAAAGAGCTCGCCATTTTATGGAAAGCGGCTAAACATCTGCATGCTGGACGTCAAGAAAAGCGAGTGGCTAATGGCCTTCGCCCAGAGCAGTTAGGTCTCATTGATCCCAACGCTTTAGCAAGAGATTTTCATTTCCAGATTCAGGATGTGAATGGGGTCCAGCGCGTCGAGATTGAGCCCCGTCAGCGCGGATCGATTCTCGATACGATCGTTGCGGAATGGATGATTTTCTGTAATAGCGCCTCAGGGCAGCTGTTAGCTGATCATGGTTTGCCTGGCTTATTCAGAACCCAAAAGGGTTGGGGGCCTCTACGCACCCGTATGCAAACCACCCCGGGTCCTCATGAAGGCTTAGGCTTGGATTACTACGCATGGTGTACATCACCTCTACGTCGTTACTCTGATTTGGTAAACCAATGGCAATTGATTGCCCTGGCTAAACATGGTGTGACTGCAAAGATGGTCGCACCTTTTCCGCCTCGAGATGCCACTTTGATGGGGATTGCGGCAGATTTTGAGTCTTGTTATCAAACTTACGGTGAGTATCAAGATAGATTGGAGAAGTATTGGTGTTTGCGTTGGGCTATTCAAGATGGTGAATCAAAAAATGTACACGTTCGTCATTTAAAGGAAGGAATGTCTCGACTCGAGCTGGTGCCGCTCCATTTGCCTATACCGGAGTTGGCAAGTCATCCGCGGATGACCCGTGCTGAGGTAGTCTTGGAAGATATCGATCTATTGCAGTTAAGTGCCGCCGTCAGGGTATTGGAAATTGAAGCTAAAGTCGAGGTGCCTGAAGTTAGCGCTGCAGAAGATGGTAGCCCAGATTAAATCTGCAGGATTCGTGATGCCTAAAACATTAAATAAGGGAATACTTTATTTTCAAACTGCTTGGCGACGCCACCCATTTCGTCTAGCCCTTTGTGTATCGCTTCTCATTCATATTATTTTTCTCTCGATACGCTGGGGAATTGGAGAAGTTGAGAATCGTCGCCTTAACACCCCCCTGAGCGTTGTGTTGGTAAATGCCAGCACTAAAACGCCGCCGAAGGAGGCCAATAAATTAGCCCAAGCTGATTTACAAGGCGGCGGCAAAACAATGAACCAAGATGCAACTGCTTTGCACCGTGCGCGTTTAGGGGCAGAGGCTCGACTAGAGGTTTTAGAGAAACAACAGAAGCAAATGTTGGCAAAACTGGATGAGCAATTTACTCGTTCCGGCGGACGTAAGAGTGGTGATGATCAAAAAATGACCCCACAACTCAATTCGCTAGAGGCTGAATTAGCCAAGCGTTTGCAGACTGATGGGCGCGAGCCTCGACGTAAAGTGTTGACTGGTGCCAATGCCAAGGCAGTGACTTTTGCGCACTACTACGACGCTATGCGTCAGAAGATAGAAGCTTATGGAAGTGCATTTTTCCCACGCGCTAATGGCCACCCTTTGTATGGCAGCTTAGTGATTGTGGTCAGTGTGGATGCCCAAGGACGCATTACTACAAACGCCCAGGGTAAAGATGGCCTATCAATAGGTCGCAGCTCAGGCAATCCTGAGTTGGATAGGCAGGCTCTTGCCATCGTGCGCGCCTCCGCCCCCTTCGGACCATTTCCTTCAGAAATGCGTAATCAGATCGATGTGCTCGATTGGGTTTCTACCTTTGAGTTCACTCGAGATGGCTCTGACTACTTAGAGCTTAAGCGTTAACTTTTTTAAAGATAGTTTCTAAATTCGCTTATTCTGTAGTCATCATGAGTTCACCTAAATCTGTCGATCTACATACTGATCCCGGTCTATTTTCGGGGCTGGATGTTTATGCTGTTGCTGGCAATCCAATTGCCCATAGCAAATCTCCCGTAATTCATCAACACTTTGCAGAGCAGGCGAGCCAAAAAATGCACTATGGTCGCTTGCAGCCTGAAATTTATTCATTTGCTGCCGCAGCCAAATCTTTCTTCGCCGCAGGTGGAAAAGGCATGAATATCACAGTGCCATTTAAATTGGACGCGCAAGCTTTTGCGGATGTATTAAGTTCGCGCGCCAAGTTAGCAGGAGCAGTCAACACCTTATGGATAAAAGCGGGCAAAGTCTTTGGCGACAATACCGATGGTGCTGGACTGGTGCGCGACTTGTCAGCACAGGGCCTTGCGATTCATCAATCTAGGATATTGCTTCTAGGTGCTGGTGGTGCCGCACGCGGTGTGATTGGACCATTGCTAGAGCAATCACCAAAGTGTTTGGTGATTGCTAATCGATCTACTGCAAAAGCGGATGAACTCGTGAAGTTGTTTGCTGATCTAGCGGCTTCTAAAGAAGTTGCTCTGGAATCTAGATCCTTATTGGAATTAGAGGATTCTTCAACTACCCCTTACCCATTTGATTTGGTAATCAATGCTACAGCCGCAGGATTAGTGGATGAATCACCTTTGACTCCTGCGGCAGCCATCAATATTTTTGTGCCAAGTTCCTTTGCATACGAGATGGTCTACGGCAAATCTACGGCCTTTATGCAACAAGCTTTGCAAAAAGGTGCGCGGGTAAGTGATGGCTTAGGGATGTTAGTTGAGCAAGCCGCTGATGCATTTTTATTGTGGCGCGGTGAAGACTTGGCGACAGCAATTGATTCACGTGCAGTCTTAGCTAAGCTTCGCAGTTAGTTCTACTATTCGACTGACTTTCTAATGCGTTGGCTTACTTACCTGGTCAAGTGTTTGCTCTGTGGTTTTGTCGCAATGCAAATTTACTTTGTGATTCAAATCGCCCTCTGGATCGAGCTCAATCCTGCTAGTACTGCGTTTCAGAGGGCTGAACGTTGGCGTTTGTGTTCATGGCATTGGTCGTGCCCAGTCTATTCTGAGTGGACTCCTTATGACAAGATTTCCAACAATCTTAAGCGTGCGGTATTGGTCAGTGAGGATGATATTTTTTTTCAGCACAACGGTTTTCGGTTTGAAGATATGAAAAAAGCTTGGGAAAAAAATCAACAAAGAACTCAGGTGGGTAGCTCTAGGACCGCTTTGCGCGGTGGCTCAACAATTACTCAGCAGTTAGCAAAAAATCTCTTTCTTTCTTCTGAGCAAAATTATTTGCGTAAGGGGCAAGAGCTCATCATTACTGAACTTTTGGAGCTAACCCTCTCAAAACAACGTTTATTTGAGATCTATCTCAATTCAGTTGAGTGGGGTGAGGGTATCTTTGGTATAGGATCTGCTGCTCACTACTATTACGCAAGCACTCCAGCCGCATTGGATCGAGACCATGCCGCCGCATTGGCCTCTGCCTTGCCCGCACCAAAGTGTTTTGATAAGCCGCAATATTGTCGTAAGGCTAATATTCATTTTCCAACTCGCCAAGAGTTCATCTTGGAAAATATGGATCGGGTTGCCTTAGCGCCTTATTCGTCAGCTAAAAGCAGTAAATCAATCAAGCAATAATTTATTGCCTCTCAGTCTACTTGGCACTAGCAACCCTGAGGGCATCACGCGTGCTTTGCGCTACCGCTCTTGCTGCCTGGGCAAAATCACTACCAACGCTGGCATACAAAATGGCTCTAGATGAATTAATGATCATTCCAGTGCCCGGAGCATGGGTAATGCGACCTGCTGCAACGGTAGCATCAATATCACCGCCCTGGGCGCCAATGCCTGGAATGAGTAAAGGCATATCGCCAATAATCGCACGCACCTTAGCAATCTCTTCAGGAAATGTGGCGCCTACTACCAGGCTAATTTGGCCAGAGCTATTCCACTTTTGTGCGGCCAGTTTAGCAACATGCAAATAAAGGGGTTCACCAGAAGCGGTATTGATAAATTGCAAATCTGATCCACCGGGATTTGATGTGCGACAAAGCACAATGACACCTTTGCCAGCATGCTTCAGATACGGCTCGATTGTGTCAAAGCCCATATAGGGGTTTACTGTGACTGCATCTGCTCCATACCGTTCAAAGGCTTCGAGAGCATAGTGATCTGCAGTGCTCCCAATATCTCCGCGCTTGGAATCTAAGATTACAGGAATATGGGGGTACTTATCCTTGAGGTGCTGAATGAGTTTTTCTAGTTGCGCCTCGGCTCTTTGAGAGGCAAAGTAAGCAAACTGGGGTTTAAATGCGCACACTAAATCGGCAGTCGCATCAGCGATTTCGCGACAGAACTCAAATATTCCCTCAGGTTTGCCCTGGAGGGATGAGGGCAAGCGCTTAGGATCAGGGTCAAAACCAACACACAGCATACTGCCTTGGGAAGCCCATGCAGACTGGAGTTGCTGGTTAAAGGTATTTGAGCGAGAGTTCATTGGATTTGGCTTATTTTAGTGAAACTGTCATGGTGTATAGGATAAACTAGCGCTCATTCCTTAGGAGTTCACCATGATCAACTTGTTCGTCCTGCAAAATGGCCGCCTCTCTCAAGAGCAAGTGGAAGATCGCAATGAATTGTTGCAATACGCTAATCCTATCTGGATTGACGTAGTTGATCCAGAAGAAGAAGAGCTGATTTGGATTAAAGAGGCGTTTGGCGTGCTTTTACCTGAATTGGATGATTTGGGCGATTTGGAAGCTTCCGCGCGCTATTTTGAGGCCGACGATGGTCATCTTCATATCCGCACTGATTTTTTATTGGATGAAGAAGAAACCTCTCGCAACGTGCGAGTTGCGTTTGTCCTGACCAAGCAAGTCCTGTTCTCGATTCATGATGAAGATTTACCAGTGTTCCGCTTGGTGCGTTTGCGCGCACGCTTGCGACCTGGTTCAGTGAGCAATGCAAAAGATGTTTTGCTGGATCTGTATTCCACCGATGCTGAGTACTCTGCCGATGCGCTAGAAGAGGTTTACGAAAATCTCGAGCAAGCCGGTAAGCGAGTTCTTTCTGACAGCATTAACGATGCTGATGCTGCAGAGGTTTTAGAGACGATTGCTAAGGAAGAAGATACCAACGGACGTATCCGTCGTAATGTGATGGATACGCGCAGAGCCTTATCTTTTCTGATGCGAAGCAAGTTGTTATCAGACGAACAGCAAGAGGAGGCGCGTCAAATTTTGCGAGATATTGACTCGCTCGAGAACCATACTGCATTCTTGTTCGACAAGATCAACTTCTTGATGGATGCAACAGTCGGCTTCATTAACTTGAACCAATCTAAGATTATCAAGATCTTCTCGGTGGTATCTGTTGCCTTAATGCCGCCTACTCTCTTGGCCAGTATTTGGGGCATGAACTACAAACACATGCCTGAGCTAGATGCCACTTGGGGTTATCCAATGGCAATTGGCGCAATGATTGTTTCAGCCATTATTCCGTTGGTTTACTTCCACAGTAAGGGTTGGATGAAGTAATTAGTTCTTTAGTAATTGAATTAGACCTGCTAAAGCATGATCAGTTGCCTGTTGGCGTATCGCTTGCCGATCTCCATCAAATAGTTTGGTTTCACAAGTGGTGATATTTGTGCCGGCAACATTTCTGATGACCCACCCAAAACAAACAGTTCCCACAGGCTTATCTTTTGACCCTCCGGTGGGGCCGGCAACTCCAGTAATGGCAATGGCAAGATCAACGCCTGCGTTGATTTGAGCTCCCTGTGCCATGGCTTTAGCCACCGGTTCACTGACCGCACCGTGGGACTCTATGAGTTCTGCCGGAACCCCTAGGCACTCAGTTTTGGCTTGGTTGCTATAGGTGATGTAGCCACGCTCAAACCATGCGCTTGATCCTGATAGTTCCGTTAGGGTGGCGCAGACGAGGCCACCTGTACAAGATTCAGCCAGCGCCAGTTTCCAGCTTTTGGTAGTTAATAGTTGAGCTAGTTCTTTAGCGTGATTAATAGAGTTCATAGTGGAATCATCTTTTGTATCAAAGCAATCACTAGAAGCGTGAAAAAGGCTGCAGCAAGGTCATCCACCATGATGCCAAACCCGCGCCAGATAATTTGTAATATGGTTGATGGGTTGTGATTATTCTCTAGATTTTTAAAGTGACAATCAATCATTCCAATGGGTCCTGGCTTGAGGGCATCAAAAAAACGGAAGAGTCCAAAAGCGATTGTCTGCATCCAAATGCTGCTTGGCATGATCAACAGCAGCACAATCCAAAAGGCGATGATTTCATCCCAAACAATTCCACCAAAATCTTTTTTACCCAACTCTTCGCTGACGTGACCGCAGATCCAGCATCCCAAAATAATGCCGCCACCAATAATCCAGAGAAAGTCCTCTGTAGATAGAAAATACTCCCCTACTAAGAACGCTGCCCAAGCCCAAAGAGTGCCTGCAGTACCAGGTGCCACAGGGCTTAGGCCGCTGCCAAAGCCAAACGCAATAGTGCGACTTGCAGTTTGTCTTACCCATTTAAAAGTGGGTATTACTGGATCGGGATCTTTGGGGATACTCATTTTGCAAAGTGGTCAAAGGATGCAAGCAGCGTTGCTGTTTGGGTAGCGTTTAGTAGGTCGCCATGCTGATTGAGTAAATGTAATTTTCCGGCTTCGCCTGCTGCTTTCCTAATGCTGCCGATTCTAGCGAGGGATAAATTAAGATCTTTGCTGATCCCATCAATAGCAGCCCTCTTCTCAATCGGAGCAGTGAAACAAATTTCATAATCGTCACCACCGCTGGCGGCAAATTGATTTTGGATGGCCTCATTCTGTTTTTGTAAGGTTGCAGATTTTGGCAGAAGCGCTAAAAATATTTCCGCCCCCACTTCAGACTGTTTGAGAATGTGCTGAAGGTCGCCAAGCAATCCATCCGATACATCCAAGGCTGCGCTTGCGATATCGCGAAGTTTGATACCAAGCTCTATTCGGGGAGCGGGGTCATGCATACGATGTTCTATTTGCTTTAAATCTTGCTCGGAAAGAATGATTTCATGACGCAGCGCAGCAAGAGCG
Above is a genomic segment from Polynucleobacter sp. MG-5-Ahmo-C2 containing:
- a CDS encoding ribonuclease catalytic domain-containing protein — translated: MNLLYEEGGDIKIAAVQSASGTGDAESWQATSLSGKKIKLKAKEVWLRFEKPEPQAVMDEATALSQNIDLQLLWDCAPDKEFGLVDVSHEYFGAQATIPQQVSLAIALQGAPVFFRRKGRGRFQRAPLEQLQAGLAALERKQKELEQQSAWQQELVAGTFPEVLKSSSQQLLFSPDKNTTAYKALLAACAETGESPAQLMIRCGAILSPLAYHQGMFLKAHFPNGAAHSQGIGVDQSAYAAAIADLPLADVKAFSIDDSGTTEIDDALSVTDLGEGVHRIGVHIAAPGLAITKDDSLDQVARTRMSTVYFPGDKITMLPDSVIEQFSLDAGASRPALSIYVDVDPEGVANRDSLQMRAEMVPMAANLRLENIEHLVSEDSLLDEGAAYPYRKELAILWKAAKHLHAGRQEKRVANGLRPEQLGLIDPNALARDFHFQIQDVNGVQRVEIEPRQRGSILDTIVAEWMIFCNSASGQLLADHGLPGLFRTQKGWGPLRTRMQTTPGPHEGLGLDYYAWCTSPLRRYSDLVNQWQLIALAKHGVTAKMVAPFPPRDATLMGIAADFESCYQTYGEYQDRLEKYWCLRWAIQDGESKNVHVRHLKEGMSRLELVPLHLPIPELASHPRMTRAEVVLEDIDLLQLSAAVRVLEIEAKVEVPEVSAAEDGSPD
- a CDS encoding CinA family protein: MNSINHAKELAQLLTTKSWKLALAESCTGGLVCATLTELSGSSAWFERGYITYSNQAKTECLGVPAELIESHGAVSEPVAKAMAQGAQINAGVDLAIAITGVAGPTGGSKDKPVGTVCFGWVIRNVAGTNITTCETKLFDGDRQAIRQQATDHALAGLIQLLKN
- the pyrF gene encoding orotidine-5'-phosphate decarboxylase, producing the protein MNSRSNTFNQQLQSAWASQGSMLCVGFDPDPKRLPSSLQGKPEGIFEFCREIADATADLVCAFKPQFAYFASQRAEAQLEKLIQHLKDKYPHIPVILDSKRGDIGSTADHYALEAFERYGADAVTVNPYMGFDTIEPYLKHAGKGVIVLCRTSNPGGSDLQFINTASGEPLYLHVAKLAAQKWNSSGQISLVVGATFPEEIAKVRAIIGDMPLLIPGIGAQGGDIDATVAAGRITHAPGTGMIINSSRAILYASVGSDFAQAARAVAQSTRDALRVASAK
- a CDS encoding phosphatidylglycerophosphatase A, which translates into the protein MSIPKDPDPVIPTFKWVRQTASRTIAFGFGSGLSPVAPGTAGTLWAWAAFLVGEYFLSTEDFLWIIGGGIILGCWICGHVSEELGKKDFGGIVWDEIIAFWIVLLLIMPSSIWMQTIAFGLFRFFDALKPGPIGMIDCHFKNLENNHNPSTILQIIWRGFGIMVDDLAAAFFTLLVIALIQKMIPL
- the corA gene encoding magnesium/cobalt transporter CorA; this encodes MINLFVLQNGRLSQEQVEDRNELLQYANPIWIDVVDPEEEELIWIKEAFGVLLPELDDLGDLEASARYFEADDGHLHIRTDFLLDEEETSRNVRVAFVLTKQVLFSIHDEDLPVFRLVRLRARLRPGSVSNAKDVLLDLYSTDAEYSADALEEVYENLEQAGKRVLSDSINDADAAEVLETIAKEEDTNGRIRRNVMDTRRALSFLMRSKLLSDEQQEEARQILRDIDSLENHTAFLFDKINFLMDATVGFINLNQSKIIKIFSVVSVALMPPTLLASIWGMNYKHMPELDATWGYPMAIGAMIVSAIIPLVYFHSKGWMK
- a CDS encoding TonB family protein, which produces MPKTLNKGILYFQTAWRRHPFRLALCVSLLIHIIFLSIRWGIGEVENRRLNTPLSVVLVNASTKTPPKEANKLAQADLQGGGKTMNQDATALHRARLGAEARLEVLEKQQKQMLAKLDEQFTRSGGRKSGDDQKMTPQLNSLEAELAKRLQTDGREPRRKVLTGANAKAVTFAHYYDAMRQKIEAYGSAFFPRANGHPLYGSLVIVVSVDAQGRITTNAQGKDGLSIGRSSGNPELDRQALAIVRASAPFGPFPSEMRNQIDVLDWVSTFEFTRDGSDYLELKR
- the mtgA gene encoding monofunctional biosynthetic peptidoglycan transglycosylase; this encodes MRWLTYLVKCLLCGFVAMQIYFVIQIALWIELNPASTAFQRAERWRLCSWHWSCPVYSEWTPYDKISNNLKRAVLVSEDDIFFQHNGFRFEDMKKAWEKNQQRTQVGSSRTALRGGSTITQQLAKNLFLSSEQNYLRKGQELIITELLELTLSKQRLFEIYLNSVEWGEGIFGIGSAAHYYYASTPAALDRDHAAALASALPAPKCFDKPQYCRKANIHFPTRQEFILENMDRVALAPYSSAKSSKSIKQ
- the aroE gene encoding shikimate dehydrogenase — its product is MSSPKSVDLHTDPGLFSGLDVYAVAGNPIAHSKSPVIHQHFAEQASQKMHYGRLQPEIYSFAAAAKSFFAAGGKGMNITVPFKLDAQAFADVLSSRAKLAGAVNTLWIKAGKVFGDNTDGAGLVRDLSAQGLAIHQSRILLLGAGGAARGVIGPLLEQSPKCLVIANRSTAKADELVKLFADLAASKEVALESRSLLELEDSSTTPYPFDLVINATAAGLVDESPLTPAAAINIFVPSSFAYEMVYGKSTAFMQQALQKGARVSDGLGMLVEQAADAFLLWRGEDLATAIDSRAVLAKLRS